In Halobaculum limi, one DNA window encodes the following:
- a CDS encoding 50S ribosomal protein L2 — protein sequence MGRRIQGQRRGRGGSTFRAPSHRYKSDKQHKKIEEDAADTVHGEVVGIEHDPARSAPLADVEFEDGDRRLVLAPEGITVGETLSVGVSAEIKPGNTLPIAEIPEGVPVCNVESKPGDGGKFARASGVNATLLTHDRDVAVVQLPSGEVKRLNPDCRATIGVVAGGGRTEKPFVKAGNKYHKMRSRGTKYPRVRGVAMNAVDHPFGGGGRQHPGQPKSVSRNAPPGRKVGDIASKRTGRGGNK from the coding sequence ATGGGACGCAGGATTCAGGGACAACGACGCGGTCGCGGTGGCTCGACGTTCCGAGCCCCGTCGCACCGCTACAAGTCGGACAAGCAGCACAAGAAGATCGAAGAGGACGCCGCGGACACCGTCCACGGCGAGGTCGTCGGCATCGAGCACGACCCCGCACGGTCGGCACCGCTGGCGGACGTGGAGTTCGAGGACGGCGACCGCCGCCTCGTGCTCGCGCCGGAGGGCATCACCGTCGGCGAGACGCTGTCGGTCGGCGTCTCCGCGGAGATCAAGCCCGGCAACACGCTCCCCATCGCAGAGATTCCCGAAGGGGTTCCGGTGTGTAACGTCGAGTCCAAGCCCGGCGACGGCGGCAAGTTCGCCCGCGCCTCGGGTGTCAACGCGACGCTGCTCACCCACGACCGTGACGTTGCGGTCGTTCAGCTTCCCTCCGGAGAGGTCAAGCGCCTCAACCCGGACTGCCGCGCGACCATCGGCGTCGTCGCCGGTGGCGGTCGGACGGAGAAGCCGTTCGTCAAGGCAGGGAACAAGTACCACAAGATGCGCTCTCGCGGGACGAAGTACCCGCGCGTCCGTGGTGTGGCGATGAACGCCGTCGACCACCCGTTCGGTGGCGGTGGCCGCCAGCACCCCGGACAGCCGAAATCCGTCTCGCGGAACGCCCCGCCGGGCCGGAAGGTCGGTGACATCGCCTCCAAGCGAACCGGTCGCGGGGGCAACAAGTAA
- a CDS encoding 50S ribosomal protein L23, translated as MKSVIHHPLVTEKAMDEMDFQNKLQFIVDIDANKHEIADAVSAQFDVGVESVRTQVTPQGKKKATVELVEDDDAQEVASRIGVF; from the coding sequence ATGAAGTCGGTCATCCACCACCCGCTCGTCACCGAGAAGGCGATGGACGAGATGGACTTCCAGAACAAGCTCCAGTTCATCGTCGACATCGACGCCAACAAACACGAGATCGCAGACGCGGTCTCCGCGCAGTTCGACGTCGGCGTCGAGTCGGTCCGGACGCAGGTGACCCCCCAGGGCAAGAAGAAGGCAACCGTCGAACTCGTCGAGGACGACGACGCGCAGGAAGTCGCCTCGCGAATCGGGGTGTTCTGA
- a CDS encoding RNA methyltransferase, which translates to MNGTRLDVLVPSSLVREAEDGREATRKLGYVARAATIFRADRLVVFPDREGERRRSEEYVKTVLEYCATPSYLRREVWGKRDELRHVGVLPPMRPARSDPDGSELREGIVTEVGPEGRVRVNCGMQHPISLHASPGREYVEGERVTVRVSSREPVRARLTDDPPPGFRVTGAALEDALADAETAIATSRHGRELSVSRLGDVRARMRDTHVAVAFGAPGRGLPDIIGLDTDDVPVDPDATDGSGFDLWLNAIPRQGSEVVRTEEAIFAALSPLTLTE; encoded by the coding sequence ATGAACGGAACGAGACTCGACGTACTCGTTCCGTCGTCGCTCGTCCGGGAGGCCGAGGACGGCCGCGAGGCCACACGGAAACTCGGCTACGTCGCCCGCGCGGCGACGATCTTCCGGGCGGACCGGTTGGTCGTCTTCCCAGACAGGGAAGGCGAACGCCGTAGAAGTGAGGAGTACGTGAAGACCGTGCTGGAGTACTGCGCGACTCCCTCCTACCTCCGACGCGAGGTGTGGGGGAAACGCGACGAACTCCGACACGTCGGCGTGCTCCCGCCGATGCGGCCCGCTCGCTCCGACCCAGACGGGTCGGAATTACGAGAGGGAATCGTGACCGAGGTCGGACCTGAAGGCCGCGTTCGGGTCAATTGCGGAATGCAACACCCGATCTCCCTGCACGCGTCTCCCGGACGGGAGTACGTGGAGGGGGAGCGCGTCACCGTCAGGGTCTCTTCGAGAGAACCGGTCCGTGCCCGCCTCACCGACGACCCCCCACCGGGGTTCCGAGTGACGGGCGCGGCCTTGGAGGATGCCCTCGCCGACGCCGAAACCGCCATCGCCACATCGCGACACGGACGCGAACTGTCCGTCTCGCGGCTCGGCGACGTGCGCGCACGGATGCGCGACACACACGTGGCGGTCGCGTTCGGCGCACCCGGCAGAGGGCTTCCGGACATCATCGGTCTGGACACCGACGATGTCCCGGTCGACCCCGACGCCACGGACGGCTCGGGGTTCGATCTCTGGTTGAACGCGATTCCGCGACAGGGCAGCGAGGTGGTGCGGACCGAAGAAGCGATCTTCGCCGCGCTCTCGCCGCTCACGCTCACGGAGTAA
- a CDS encoding 30S ribosomal protein S3: protein MADEHQFIEDGLQRSQINEFFEEELGRAGYGGMDVAKTPMGTQIVLKAEKPGMVIGKGGKNIRKVTTELEERFDMDDPQIDVQEVDEPDLNAKIVADRLANALERGWYFRRAGHTTIDRIMDAGALGAEIVLSGKVTGARSRVEKFNRGYIKHNGEPAEEVVDEGQGVAVMKLGTIGVTVKIIPPGAVLPDDFEIAEDADAPEVEQATPASEGVEDLLADVDDEEIPEADDVDAEFDEPEIPDEDPEDVIDEEVVEEVIESEETADGDDAETAEPTDEEPELDDLDEDVEAEAEDLVAEMESDDEDADEEEE from the coding sequence ATGGCGGACGAACATCAGTTCATCGAGGACGGGCTCCAGCGGAGCCAGATCAACGAGTTCTTCGAAGAGGAACTCGGCCGCGCCGGCTACGGCGGCATGGACGTCGCCAAGACCCCGATGGGCACGCAGATCGTGCTCAAGGCCGAGAAGCCCGGGATGGTCATCGGCAAGGGCGGAAAGAACATCCGCAAGGTGACCACCGAACTCGAGGAGCGCTTCGATATGGACGACCCGCAGATCGACGTGCAGGAGGTCGACGAACCCGACCTCAACGCGAAGATCGTCGCGGACCGTCTCGCGAACGCTCTGGAGCGCGGCTGGTACTTCCGCCGTGCGGGTCACACCACCATCGACCGGATTATGGACGCAGGCGCACTGGGCGCCGAGATCGTCCTCTCCGGAAAGGTGACGGGTGCCCGCTCGCGCGTGGAGAAGTTCAACCGCGGCTACATCAAGCACAACGGCGAACCCGCCGAAGAGGTCGTCGACGAGGGTCAGGGCGTCGCAGTCATGAAGCTCGGGACCATCGGCGTGACGGTGAAGATCATCCCGCCGGGCGCGGTGCTGCCCGACGACTTCGAGATCGCCGAGGACGCCGACGCGCCCGAAGTCGAGCAGGCGACTCCCGCCAGCGAGGGCGTGGAAGACCTGCTCGCCGACGTGGACGACGAGGAAATTCCGGAGGCCGACGACGTCGACGCCGAGTTCGACGAACCGGAGATTCCGGACGAGGACCCCGAAGACGTCATCGACGAAGAGGTCGTCGAGGAGGTCATCGAGTCCGAGGAGACGGCCGACGGCGACGACGCCGAGACGGCCGAACCCACCGACGAGGAGCCCGAACTCGACGACCTCGACGAGGACGTCGAAGCCGAGGCCGAGGACCTCGTCGCGGAGATGGAATCGGACGACGAAGACGCCGACGAGGAGGAGGAGTAA
- a CDS encoding 30S ribosomal protein S19, translated as MSQEYRTGREGEFTYRGHTLDELQEMELEEVAELLPARARRSITRGLGVQHHKLLEAAEDATAEETANDPIRTHVRDMPIVPSFVDLTFEVYDGQSFERVVVEPEMIGHYLGEFNLTRNSVEHGQAGIGATRSSKFVPLK; from the coding sequence ATGAGTCAGGAATACCGCACCGGCCGCGAGGGTGAGTTCACCTACCGCGGTCACACGCTCGACGAGCTGCAGGAGATGGAGCTCGAAGAAGTCGCGGAACTGCTGCCCGCCCGTGCGCGGCGAAGTATCACCAGAGGACTCGGCGTCCAGCACCACAAACTGCTGGAAGCCGCCGAGGACGCCACCGCCGAGGAGACGGCGAACGACCCGATCCGGACGCACGTCCGCGACATGCCGATCGTGCCGTCGTTCGTCGACCTCACGTTCGAGGTGTACGACGGCCAGTCGTTCGAGCGCGTCGTCGTCGAGCCCGAGATGATCGGGCATTACCTCGGCGAGTTCAACCTGACCCGTAACTCCGTGGAGCACGGGCAGGCCGGTATCGGCGCGACCCGGTCCTCGAAGTTCGTGCCCCTCAAGTAA
- the rpmC gene encoding 50S ribosomal protein L29 has protein sequence MAILHVQEIRDMTPAEREAELEEFETELLNAKAVQAAGGAPENPGRVGELKRTIARVKTVQREEGDFDDADE, from the coding sequence ATGGCGATCCTTCACGTCCAAGAGATTCGCGACATGACGCCCGCAGAGCGCGAGGCCGAACTCGAAGAGTTCGAGACCGAACTGCTCAACGCGAAGGCGGTGCAGGCGGCCGGCGGTGCCCCGGAGAACCCGGGGCGCGTCGGTGAGCTGAAGCGCACCATCGCGCGGGTCAAGACGGTCCAGCGCGAGGAAGGCGACTTCGACGACGCAGACGAGTAA
- a CDS encoding CBS domain-containing protein, producing MDELDDVFVAQVMSESLYTVTPETLVEEAANGMMERRIGSVIVVDDDGTLRGILTNTDFVQIVAERQPKDQTPVSEYMSADLITAAPGDSLSHVADTMLEHGFHHMPVTDGDEGVVGVVSTTDLTAYLSRLPR from the coding sequence ATGGATGAATTAGACGACGTGTTCGTCGCCCAGGTTATGTCCGAGAGCCTCTACACCGTCACGCCCGAGACGCTGGTCGAAGAAGCGGCCAACGGGATGATGGAGCGTCGCATCGGCTCCGTCATCGTCGTCGACGACGACGGCACGCTCCGAGGCATCCTCACCAACACGGACTTCGTCCAGATCGTCGCGGAGCGACAGCCCAAAGACCAGACGCCCGTCTCCGAGTATATGAGCGCAGACCTCATCACGGCCGCCCCTGGGGACTCGCTGTCGCACGTCGCGGACACGATGCTCGAACACGGCTTCCACCACATGCCCGTCACCGACGGCGACGAGGGCGTCGTCGGCGTCGTCTCCACGACCGACCTCACCGCCTACCTCTCGCGGCTCCCCCGATAA
- a CDS encoding YihY/virulence factor BrkB family protein: MDRHRVVSLARAVVHEVRTEKITFLAGSVAYHAFVSLLPLLVLVVVVLSSVGGRGLESSFESLVAAALTPNAGRELLAELERASASRTLSVAGVAVLMWGALRVFRGLDTAFSDIYETEAENTFLDQLGDGVLVLVTFGLAVVVGAALTDAVAGVATGPAGWALSRFALALALTVTLFPMYYVFPDADVSAVEVLPGAVFAGAGLTAAESLFRVYVSWSSAQPDQSVIAAILVFLSWLYLSGLLLLLGAAVNAVLSNRSADVDIAPVFGGVQRAPDRPNREAVVDDLDHLQRLLAAADGDEGSPVAVTVSFDSESVTLPPPTRVEVDTEALLRGRDVGVSMWWTPDPDAVDESADSEATAARDGGRERSS; this comes from the coding sequence ATGGATCGACACCGCGTCGTCTCGCTCGCCCGCGCGGTCGTTCACGAAGTCCGCACCGAGAAGATAACCTTTCTCGCTGGCAGCGTCGCCTACCACGCGTTCGTCTCGTTGCTCCCGTTGCTCGTCCTCGTGGTCGTCGTCCTCTCGTCGGTCGGCGGCCGAGGGCTGGAGTCGTCGTTCGAGTCGCTCGTCGCGGCCGCACTCACGCCCAACGCCGGGCGGGAACTGCTCGCGGAGTTAGAGCGTGCGAGCGCCTCGCGAACTCTCTCTGTCGCCGGTGTCGCCGTCCTCATGTGGGGGGCGCTTCGGGTGTTCCGCGGACTCGACACGGCGTTCTCCGACATCTACGAGACGGAGGCCGAGAACACGTTTCTCGACCAACTCGGTGACGGCGTCCTCGTCTTGGTCACCTTCGGTCTCGCGGTCGTCGTCGGTGCGGCGCTGACGGATGCCGTCGCCGGTGTGGCGACCGGCCCCGCCGGATGGGCGCTCTCGCGGTTCGCACTCGCGCTCGCGCTGACAGTCACGCTGTTTCCGATGTACTACGTGTTCCCGGATGCGGACGTGAGTGCAGTCGAGGTGCTTCCGGGAGCGGTCTTCGCGGGCGCGGGGCTGACCGCGGCGGAGTCGCTGTTTCGCGTGTACGTCTCCTGGAGTAGCGCCCAACCGGATCAGAGCGTCATCGCCGCCATTCTCGTGTTCCTCTCGTGGCTGTACCTCTCGGGGCTGTTGTTGCTGCTCGGAGCGGCCGTCAACGCAGTTCTCTCGAATCGCTCTGCGGACGTCGACATCGCCCCGGTGTTCGGCGGCGTGCAGAGGGCCCCCGACCGTCCGAATCGCGAAGCAGTGGTCGACGACCTCGACCACCTCCAACGACTCCTCGCCGCTGCGGACGGCGACGAAGGTTCGCCCGTCGCCGTAACGGTCTCGTTCGACAGCGAATCCGTGACGCTCCCGCCGCCGACCCGCGTCGAGGTGGACACCGAGGCGTTGTTGCGTGGGCGTGACGTCGGCGTGTCGATGTGGTGGACACCAGACCCGGACGCGGTCGATGAAAGCGCCGACTCGGAGGCGACTGCCGCCCGCGACGGCGGACGCGAGCGCTCGTCGTAA
- a CDS encoding 30S ribosomal protein S14, with amino-acid sequence MSDADIETNGPEETGEHASSRTGQEAQCRRCERKQGLVGKYDINLCRQCFREVARDMGFRKYR; translated from the coding sequence ATGAGCGACGCAGACATCGAAACGAACGGACCCGAGGAGACGGGCGAACACGCCTCCAGCCGCACGGGCCAAGAGGCCCAGTGCCGTCGCTGTGAGCGCAAGCAGGGGCTCGTCGGCAAGTACGACATCAACCTCTGTCGCCAGTGTTTCCGAGAGGTCGCCCGGGACATGGGGTTCCGGAAGTACCGATAA
- a CDS encoding 30S ribosomal protein S17 has translation MAIGLNVTEPEEACSDENCPFHGSLSVRGQTLEGTVASTSMDKTVVVEREYDVFVPKYDRYMKRRSRVPAHLSPCLDVEEGDRVRIAETRPLSKTKSHVVVETLDTEGDA, from the coding sequence ATGGCAATCGGACTGAACGTAACAGAACCGGAGGAGGCCTGCTCCGACGAGAACTGCCCGTTCCACGGATCGCTTTCCGTGCGCGGACAGACGCTCGAAGGAACGGTCGCCTCCACATCGATGGACAAGACGGTCGTCGTCGAGCGCGAATACGACGTATTCGTGCCGAAGTACGACCGGTATATGAAACGACGAAGCCGCGTGCCGGCCCACCTGTCGCCCTGCCTCGACGTCGAGGAGGGTGACCGGGTTCGGATCGCCGAGACGCGGCCGCTGTCGAAGACGAAGAGTCACGTCGTCGTCGAGACGCTCGACACGGAGGGTGATGCCTGA
- the rpl4p gene encoding 50S ribosomal protein L4, translating into MKATVRDLNGDEAGEVDLPDVFETQFRSDLIQRAVVAAQANRKQAYGADEFAGLRTPAESFGSGRGMAHVPRQNGQGRRVPQTVKGRRAHPPKAEKDQSKKVNDKERKLATRSAIAATADAERVAERGHVFDEDTELPLVVSDEFEDLVKTKEVVSFLEAVGVHGDVERADEGRNIRAGRGTTRGRKTKEPKSVLFVTSGEPSKAARNLAGVDVTTGREVNVEDLAPGTHAGRLTVFTESALEEVAER; encoded by the coding sequence ATGAAGGCAACAGTACGCGACCTGAACGGCGACGAGGCGGGCGAGGTCGACCTCCCCGACGTCTTCGAGACGCAGTTCCGCTCGGACCTGATCCAGCGGGCCGTCGTCGCCGCACAGGCAAACCGAAAGCAGGCGTACGGCGCTGACGAGTTCGCCGGCCTCCGCACCCCCGCGGAGTCGTTCGGCTCCGGTCGCGGGATGGCCCACGTGCCCCGACAGAACGGGCAGGGTCGCCGCGTGCCGCAGACCGTCAAGGGCCGCCGGGCCCACCCGCCGAAGGCCGAGAAGGACCAGAGCAAGAAGGTAAACGACAAAGAGCGCAAGCTCGCGACCCGGTCGGCCATCGCGGCCACCGCCGACGCCGAGCGTGTCGCCGAGCGCGGCCACGTCTTCGACGAGGACACCGAGCTTCCGCTCGTCGTCTCCGACGAGTTCGAAGACCTCGTGAAGACGAAGGAGGTCGTCTCCTTCCTCGAGGCCGTCGGTGTCCACGGCGACGTTGAGCGCGCCGACGAGGGGCGCAACATCCGCGCCGGTCGTGGGACCACCCGTGGCCGCAAGACGAAAGAGCCCAAATCGGTTCTGTTCGTCACCAGCGGCGAGCCGTCGAAGGCCGCACGCAACCTGGCGGGCGTGGACGTGACCACGGGTCGTGAGGTCAACGTCGAGGACCTGGCACCCGGCACGCACGCCGGTCGCCTGACCGTCTTCACCGAGAGCGCACTGGAGGAGGTGGCCGAGCGATGA
- a CDS encoding 50S ribosomal protein L3: MPQPSRPRKGSLGFGPRKRASSEVPRIRSWPEDDGAAGVQGFAGYKAGMTHVVMVNDESNSPREGMEESVPVTVVEVPPMRAVALRAYEDTPYGQKPVTEVWATEFHDELDRVLDLPAENTFEEDAAELRELVDDGVVDDLRFITHTEPAKLSNVPKKKPDVMETRVGGGSVDERLDYALDLVEDGGEHEFGDVFRAGEYADVSGVTKGKGTQGPVKRWGVQKRKGKHARQGWRRRIGNLGPWNPSRVRSTVPQQGQTGYHQRTELNKRLIDFGEGDDASVEGGFKGYGEVDGHYALVKGSLPGPSKRLLRFRPAIRPNDQPRLDPEVRYVSTESNQG, translated from the coding sequence ATGCCACAACCAAGCAGACCACGCAAGGGTTCGCTGGGCTTCGGCCCGCGCAAGCGCGCGAGCAGTGAAGTCCCCCGCATCCGCTCGTGGCCCGAGGACGACGGCGCTGCCGGCGTCCAGGGCTTCGCGGGCTACAAGGCGGGCATGACCCACGTCGTTATGGTGAACGACGAATCCAACTCCCCACGCGAGGGGATGGAGGAGTCCGTTCCCGTGACGGTCGTGGAGGTGCCCCCCATGCGGGCAGTCGCCCTGCGAGCCTACGAAGACACGCCGTACGGACAGAAGCCGGTCACCGAGGTTTGGGCCACCGAGTTCCACGACGAACTCGACCGCGTGCTCGACCTGCCGGCGGAGAACACCTTCGAGGAAGACGCCGCGGAACTTCGCGAACTGGTCGACGACGGCGTCGTCGACGACCTCCGGTTCATCACGCACACCGAACCGGCGAAGCTCTCGAACGTCCCCAAGAAGAAGCCTGACGTGATGGAGACGCGTGTCGGCGGTGGCTCGGTCGACGAGCGCCTCGACTACGCACTCGACCTGGTCGAAGATGGCGGCGAACACGAGTTCGGCGACGTCTTCCGCGCCGGCGAGTACGCGGACGTCTCCGGCGTCACGAAGGGGAAGGGCACCCAGGGTCCCGTCAAGCGCTGGGGCGTCCAGAAGCGGAAGGGCAAACACGCACGACAGGGCTGGCGGCGCCGGATCGGTAACCTCGGCCCGTGGAACCCGTCGCGCGTTCGCTCGACCGTTCCCCAGCAGGGGCAGACCGGCTACCACCAGCGCACGGAGCTCAACAAGCGGCTCATCGACTTCGGCGAGGGCGACGACGCCTCCGTCGAGGGCGGCTTCAAGGGCTACGGCGAGGTGGACGGCCACTACGCGCTCGTGAAGGGCTCGCTGCCGGGCCCCTCCAAGCGCCTCCTGCGGTTCCGCCCGGCCATCCGGCCGAACGACCAGCCGCGCCTCGACCCTGAGGTGCGCTACGTCTCCACCGAATCGAACCAAGGATAA
- a CDS encoding 50S ribosomal protein L5 gives MSEADSFHDMREPRIEKVVVHMAVGQGGRELANGEDILEEITGQETVRTTAKRAIGEFDIRPGDPIGAKVTLREEDADEFLQTALELVDLTQSQFDDTGNFSFGVAEHTEFPSQEYDPQIGIYGLDVTVTLTRPGYRVSQRDKVTRSIPSGHRMSVEDAVAFLEREFDVEVTQ, from the coding sequence ATGAGCGAGGCTGACTCCTTCCACGACATGCGCGAACCGCGCATCGAGAAGGTCGTCGTCCACATGGCCGTCGGCCAGGGTGGTCGCGAACTCGCCAACGGCGAGGACATCCTCGAAGAGATCACCGGGCAGGAGACGGTTCGAACGACGGCCAAACGCGCCATCGGCGAGTTCGACATCCGACCCGGCGACCCCATCGGGGCGAAGGTCACGCTGCGCGAGGAGGACGCAGACGAGTTCCTGCAGACGGCGCTGGAACTGGTCGACCTCACGCAGTCGCAGTTCGACGACACCGGGAACTTCAGCTTCGGCGTCGCCGAACACACCGAGTTCCCGAGTCAGGAGTACGACCCGCAGATCGGAATCTACGGGCTCGACGTCACCGTGACGCTCACGCGACCCGGCTACCGCGTCTCCCAGCGAGACAAGGTCACCCGGTCCATCCCGAGCGGACACCGGATGAGCGTCGAGGACGCCGTCGCGTTCCTCGAACGCGAGTTCGACGTGGAGGTCACTCAATGA
- a CDS encoding ribonuclease P protein subunit, with amino-acid sequence MARTPETLTRHELRGLPVRVVAAASDAHVGLAGVVVSESMRTLTVRTARGDKRVPKEGTTFRFVLSAQESGDGVGRRHTQPIDEAAGDRKAPGSAFELPSSTHPTLAGEQGQYETAGVRAGQSDGCEDAVSVTVDGARLLSRPAFRTERAGDHQWQSD; translated from the coding sequence ATGGCACGCACCCCCGAGACACTCACGCGACACGAACTCCGCGGCCTCCCTGTACGGGTGGTCGCCGCCGCCAGCGACGCCCACGTCGGGCTGGCTGGCGTCGTCGTGTCCGAGAGTATGCGCACCCTGACGGTGCGCACCGCTCGGGGGGACAAGCGCGTGCCGAAAGAGGGGACGACGTTCCGGTTTGTCCTCTCTGCGCAGGAATCGGGAGACGGCGTGGGCCGCCGTCACACCCAGCCCATAGATGAAGCCGCGGGGGACCGCAAGGCCCCCGGGTCCGCGTTCGAACTTCCGTCGTCCACGCACCCCACACTGGCCGGGGAGCAGGGACAGTACGAAACTGCCGGTGTCAGAGCCGGTCAGTCGGACGGTTGCGAGGACGCGGTCTCCGTTACGGTGGATGGGGCCAGACTGCTCTCACGACCCGCCTTCCGCACGGAACGTGCGGGTGATCACCAATGGCAATCGGACTGA
- a CDS encoding 50S ribosomal protein L22, with protein MGISYSVDADPETTAKGMLRERQISFKHSKAIAREINGETVADAEEYLHAVIDGDRSVPFRKHNSGVGHRSDIDGWDAGRYPEKASKDFLKLLENVKNNAIEQGFDGEAMTIKHVAAHKVGEQQGRKPRAMGRASPWNSPQVDVEMIIEEEDA; from the coding sequence ATGGGAATCAGCTACAGCGTCGACGCCGACCCGGAGACCACCGCCAAGGGGATGCTCCGCGAGCGGCAGATCAGCTTCAAGCACAGCAAGGCCATCGCCCGAGAGATCAACGGCGAGACGGTCGCCGACGCAGAGGAGTACCTGCACGCGGTCATCGACGGAGATCGCTCCGTCCCGTTCCGCAAGCACAACTCCGGCGTGGGTCACCGCTCGGACATCGACGGCTGGGACGCCGGCCGCTACCCCGAGAAGGCCTCCAAGGACTTCCTGAAGCTCCTTGAGAACGTCAAGAACAACGCCATCGAGCAGGGGTTCGACGGCGAGGCGATGACGATCAAGCACGTCGCCGCCCACAAGGTTGGCGAGCAGCAGGGTCGCAAGCCCCGCGCGATGGGTCGCGCAAGCCCCTGGAACAGCCCGCAAGTGGACGTGGAAATGATCATCGAGGAGGAAGACGCATAA
- a CDS encoding 30S ribosomal protein S4e → MSNHQKRLSAPNSWPIERKEETFTVKAGAGPHGESGVPLLIVLRDVLGYVDSRKEARYALDHGSVLVNGKAVSDEARPVGMFDILAFNEREEYYRVFPGEGGRLSLTPIDEESASSRLGKVAGKTQVAGGDFQYTLHDGTTLVTDEASYAGGDSLVVDNETKEVVAHFPYEEGALVTAVAGSHAGEIGTVEEITVTAGSGANAVTVEQDEGGFETVEDYVVVIDENFTGDDE, encoded by the coding sequence ATGAGTAACCACCAGAAGCGACTGTCGGCCCCGAACTCGTGGCCGATCGAGCGGAAGGAAGAGACGTTCACCGTGAAGGCGGGCGCGGGCCCGCACGGCGAGTCCGGTGTGCCCCTGCTCATCGTCCTTCGGGACGTGCTGGGGTACGTCGACTCGCGTAAGGAAGCGCGCTACGCGCTCGATCACGGATCCGTGCTCGTGAACGGCAAGGCGGTCTCGGACGAGGCTCGCCCGGTCGGGATGTTCGACATCCTGGCGTTCAACGAGCGCGAGGAGTACTACCGCGTGTTCCCCGGCGAGGGCGGTCGGCTCTCGCTGACGCCCATCGACGAGGAGTCCGCCTCCTCGCGCCTGGGCAAGGTCGCCGGCAAGACGCAGGTCGCCGGCGGCGACTTCCAGTACACGCTGCACGACGGCACGACGCTCGTCACCGACGAGGCGTCGTACGCCGGCGGCGACTCGCTGGTCGTCGACAACGAGACGAAGGAGGTCGTGGCGCACTTCCCGTACGAGGAGGGTGCGCTCGTGACCGCCGTCGCCGGTTCCCACGCAGGGGAGATCGGCACCGTCGAAGAGATCACCGTCACCGCCGGATCCGGCGCCAACGCCGTCACCGTCGAACAGGACGAGGGCGGCTTCGAGACGGTCGAAGACTACGTCGTCGTCATCGACGAGAACTTCACGGGTGATGACGAATGA
- the rplX gene encoding 50S ribosomal protein L24, with amino-acid sequence MSEQPRKQRTRTRDAPLHERQKFVRATLSEELREEYGQRNVRVNAGDTVEVMRGDFAGEEGEVIDVDLRKSVIHVEDVVVEKADGEETPRPLDASNVRVVDLDLDDDRREARLESDEEAA; translated from the coding sequence ATGAGCGAACAACCACGCAAACAGCGCACTCGGACCCGGGACGCGCCGCTGCACGAGCGACAGAAGTTCGTTCGCGCCACCCTCTCGGAGGAGCTCCGTGAGGAGTACGGCCAGCGGAACGTCCGCGTCAACGCGGGCGACACCGTCGAGGTCATGCGCGGCGACTTCGCGGGCGAAGAGGGCGAGGTCATCGACGTGGACTTGCGGAAGTCCGTGATCCACGTCGAGGACGTCGTCGTCGAGAAGGCCGACGGGGAGGAGACTCCGCGTCCCCTCGACGCCTCGAACGTTCGCGTCGTCGACCTCGATCTCGACGACGACCGCCGTGAGGCGCGACTGGAGTCCGACGAGGAGGCTGCATAA
- a CDS encoding 50S ribosomal protein L14, with protein sequence MEALKADVTQGLEKGSLITCADNTGARELKVISVAGYSGTKNRHPKAGVGDKVTVSVTKGTPEMRRQVLEAVVVRQRKPIRRPSGQRVKFADNAAVVIDDMEEPRGTEIKGPIAREVAERFGSIASTATQIV encoded by the coding sequence ATGGAGGCTCTGAAGGCCGACGTCACGCAGGGCCTGGAGAAAGGCTCCCTGATCACGTGCGCCGACAACACCGGCGCACGTGAACTCAAGGTCATCTCCGTTGCGGGCTACTCGGGGACGAAGAACCGCCACCCCAAAGCGGGCGTGGGCGACAAGGTCACCGTCTCGGTGACGAAGGGGACGCCGGAGATGCGGCGTCAGGTGCTGGAAGCGGTCGTCGTTCGCCAGCGCAAACCCATCCGTCGCCCAAGTGGCCAGCGCGTCAAGTTCGCGGACAACGCCGCCGTCGTCATCGACGACATGGAAGAGCCGCGCGGGACCGAGATCAAGGGTCCCATCGCGCGTGAGGTCGCCGAACGCTTCGGGAGCATCGCATCCACTGCGACACAGATCGTATGA